One Camelina sativa cultivar DH55 chromosome 3, Cs, whole genome shotgun sequence genomic window carries:
- the LOC104777536 gene encoding fructose-1,6-bisphosphatase, cytosolic has product MDHAADAHRTDLMTITRFVLNEQSKYPESRGDFTILLSHIVLGCKFVCSAVNKAGLAKLIGLAGETNIQGEEQKKLDVLSNDVFVNALISSGRTSVLVSEEDEEATFVEPSHRGKYCVVFDPLDGSSNIDCGVSIGTIFGIYTLDHTDEPTTEDVLKPGNEMVAAGYCMYGSSCMLVLSTGTGVHGFTLDPSLGEFILTHPDIKIPKKGNIYSVNEGNAQNWDGPTTKYVEKCKFPKDGSPAKSLRYVGSMVADVHRTLLYGGIFLYPADKKSPNGKLRVLYEVFPMSFLMEQAGGQAFTGQKRALDLVPEKIHERSPIFLGSYDDVEEIKALYAEDEKKN; this is encoded by the exons ATGGATCACGCAGCAGATGCTCACCGTACGGATTTGATGACCATTACGAGATTCGTGTTGAATGAACAATCAAAGTATCCTGAATCTCGTGGGGATTTCACTATTTTGCTTAGTCACATCGTTTTGGGATGCAAATTCGTTTGCAGTGCTGTTAATAAG GCTGGTTTGGCTAAGCTTATTGGACTTGCAGGGGAAACTAACATTCAG GGTGAAGAGCAAAAGAAACTTGATGTACTCTCCAATGATGTCTTTGTCAACGCTTTGATCAGCAGTGGCAGAACT TCTGTTCTTGTCtcggaagaagatgaggaagctACGTTTGTGGAACCATCCCACCGTGGAAA GTACTGTGTTGTTTTTGATCCGCTTGATGGATCCTCAAACATCGACTGTGGTGTTTCCATTGGAACA ATTTTTGGAATTTACACGTTGGACCACACTGATGAGCCAACCACTGAAGATGTTCTGAAACCTGGGAATGAAATGGTGGCAGCTGGTTATTGTATGTACGGAAGCTCTTGCATG cttgTGTTGAGCACTGGAACGGGTGTCCACGGATTTACCCTGGACCCATCTCTCGGAGAGTTCATACTAACTCACCCTGACATTAAG ATTCCAAAGAAGGGGAACATTTATTCAGTGAATGAAGGCAATGCGCAGAACTGGGATGGTCCAACTACAAA GTATGTAGAGAAATGCAAGTTTCCTAAAGATGGTTCACCCGCGAAGTCTTTGAGATATGTCGGAAG TATGGTAGCCGATGTTCATCGCACGCTACTTTATGGAGGAATCTTCTTGTACCCGGCTGACAAGAAAAGCCCCAATGGGAAATTGCG TGTCTTGTATGAAGTCTTCCCGATGTCGTTTTTGATGGAGCAAGCCGGAGGCCAGGCCTTTACGGGCCAGAAAAGG GCTCTAGACCTTGTCCCAGAGAAGATCCATGAGCGTTCTCCAATATTTCTTGGTAGCTACGACGATGTAGAGGAGATTAAGGCTCTGTATGCTGAGGATGAAAAGAAGAACTAA